From one Thermanaeromonas sp. C210 genomic stretch:
- a CDS encoding gluconeogenesis factor YvcK family protein, translating into MGSLKWLYPGLKVKRWLLLAVLGFFLLVSGLAVALGVTLLGSAERSVRWLIDHTLGFWGPPILSGMLVAAAGLVMMLFGLEQLTRSVLHVLWPRDKSPWEVFYRRRLLEGGPRIVAIGGGTGLGVLLRGLKNYTRNLTAVVTVADDGGSSGRLRAELDIPPPGDVRNCLVALADTEVLMEELFNYRFRKGEGLAGHSLGNLLLAAMTDMAGDFVKAVSELGRVLAVGGRVLPSTLSRVTLGAEREDGTLVWGESRIPVPGQRIKRVFLHPADCRPPEEAVEAIEHADAIVIGPGSLYTSVLPNLLVRGLAEALRRTRAPVFYISNVMTQPGETEGYTVADHLRAIQAHCGPGIIDCVIAHSGPVSWAARRRYREKGAQPVAVDAAAVAKLGVELRKAWLIDETHVVRHHPDRLARVIMEEIYKRRAWKSPGRFYFMLRKKLDGPSVHARE; encoded by the coding sequence TTGGGAAGCCTTAAATGGCTGTACCCGGGTTTAAAAGTCAAACGCTGGCTGCTGCTGGCGGTCCTGGGCTTTTTTTTACTGGTTTCGGGGCTGGCGGTAGCCCTGGGGGTCACCCTTTTGGGGTCGGCCGAGCGCAGCGTCCGCTGGCTCATCGACCATACCCTGGGGTTTTGGGGTCCGCCGATCTTAAGCGGTATGCTGGTGGCTGCGGCCGGACTGGTCATGATGCTCTTCGGCTTGGAGCAGCTCACCCGCTCCGTTCTCCACGTCCTCTGGCCCCGGGATAAGAGCCCCTGGGAAGTTTTTTACCGTCGGCGCCTCTTGGAAGGAGGCCCCAGGATTGTGGCCATCGGCGGGGGGACGGGCCTCGGCGTGCTGCTCCGGGGGTTAAAAAATTATACCCGCAACCTGACGGCGGTGGTCACAGTGGCCGATGATGGGGGGAGTTCGGGGCGCTTGCGGGCGGAATTGGACATTCCGCCTCCCGGGGACGTGCGCAACTGCCTGGTGGCCCTGGCCGACACAGAAGTGCTGATGGAAGAGCTTTTTAATTACCGGTTCCGCAAGGGTGAGGGGCTGGCGGGTCACAGCCTGGGCAACCTCCTCCTGGCCGCCATGACGGACATGGCGGGGGATTTTGTCAAAGCAGTGAGCGAGCTGGGCAGGGTTCTGGCGGTGGGGGGGAGGGTGCTTCCCTCCACCCTAAGCCGGGTCACCCTGGGGGCCGAGCGCGAGGATGGGACTTTAGTCTGGGGAGAAAGCCGTATCCCCGTCCCCGGCCAGCGTATCAAGAGGGTGTTCTTACATCCGGCCGACTGCCGGCCGCCTGAGGAGGCCGTGGAAGCTATTGAACACGCCGATGCCATCGTCATCGGCCCCGGCAGCCTGTACACCAGTGTCCTCCCCAACCTCCTGGTGCGAGGCCTGGCGGAAGCCTTGCGCCGCACCCGAGCCCCGGTATTTTATATAAGCAATGTCATGACCCAGCCGGGAGAGACGGAGGGGTACACGGTGGCCGACCATCTCCGCGCCATCCAGGCCCACTGTGGTCCCGGGATCATCGACTGCGTAATCGCCCACAGCGGCCCAGTTTCCTGGGCCGCCAGGCGCCGCTACCGGGAAAAGGGCGCCCAACCGGTGGCCGTGGATGCCGCCGCGGTGGCGAAGCTGGGGGTGGAATTGCGCAAGGCCTGGCTCATCGACGAGACCCATGTGGTGCGCCACCATCCCGACCGCCTGGCCCGGGTGATCATGGAGGAGATCTATAAGCGGCGGGCCTGGAAGTCGCCGGGGCGGTTTTACTTTATGCTGCGGAAGAAGCTGGACGGGCCTTCCGTCCATGCCCGGGAATAA
- the rapZ gene encoding RNase adapter RapZ → MQGKRNLRLVIVTGLSGAGKTQAIRFLEDLGFFCIDNLPPSLIPGLVELLNKQSPPSGENKKVALVMDIRGGAFFEGLEEALGYLDSQGFPYEILFLEASDDILVRRYKETRRRHPLAGESILEGILEERRRLQEIKGRASKIIDTSELTPRQLKEQIMELFGGEREQLTITVESFGYKYGIPLDADLVLDVRFLPNPYYVPALRPFTGHDRCVADFVLDSPVTSEFIARFMDLMHFLIPHYVKEGKSHLVIAIGCTGGQHRSVTLANTIGELLKGPNRKVIVKHRDVMHHSAGHRRR, encoded by the coding sequence ATGCAGGGAAAACGAAATTTGCGCCTGGTCATCGTTACCGGCCTGTCGGGGGCGGGCAAGACGCAGGCTATTCGCTTCTTGGAGGATCTGGGGTTTTTCTGCATTGATAATCTTCCCCCTTCCCTGATACCGGGCCTGGTGGAGCTGCTGAATAAGCAGAGTCCGCCTTCAGGGGAAAACAAGAAGGTAGCCCTGGTCATGGACATCCGGGGCGGCGCTTTCTTCGAGGGATTGGAGGAGGCCTTGGGCTACCTGGACAGTCAAGGCTTCCCCTACGAGATCTTATTTTTAGAAGCTTCGGATGATATCCTGGTGCGGCGGTACAAGGAAACCCGGCGACGCCATCCCCTGGCGGGAGAGAGCATACTGGAGGGGATCCTGGAGGAGCGCCGCCGGCTGCAGGAGATCAAGGGCCGGGCTAGCAAAATCATCGATACCTCTGAGCTAACCCCCCGCCAGTTAAAGGAACAGATCATGGAACTCTTTGGCGGGGAACGGGAGCAGCTCACCATCACTGTCGAATCCTTCGGCTACAAATACGGCATACCCCTGGACGCTGATCTGGTGCTGGATGTGCGGTTCCTGCCCAATCCCTACTATGTTCCGGCCCTGCGGCCCTTCACCGGTCACGACCGCTGTGTGGCGGATTTCGTCCTGGATTCCCCCGTTACCTCGGAGTTCATAGCCAGGTTCATGGACTTAATGCATTTCCTTATTCCCCATTACGTCAAGGAAGGTAAATCCCACCTGGTCATCGCCATCGGCTGTACCGGCGGACAGCACCGCTCCGTGACTTTGGCCAACACAATCGGGGAGTTGCTTAAAGGACCCAACAGGAAAGTTATTGTTAAGCACCGGGACGTCATGCACCATTCAGCCGGCCACCGCAGGAGGTGA
- a CDS encoding Cof-type HAD-IIB family hydrolase codes for MPEIRLVALDLDGTLLDSRSDLEPRAKEAVRRVQEKGVGVTLATGRMFRSALPFAQELGLSLPLIVYNGALIKDPLSGKVFWQRLLPLEVARSLVLKARAYNLAFNIYIDDELLVEDVRSENILYSQQARVPLNRVDDMLKVLKTEPIKFVAVHHGPELDRLEEEVRRDLGDRVYITRSFPHYLEIINPEASKAKGLALLAASRGISPREVMVIGDSFNDVDMFRFAGLAVAMGNAPPGVRAHADYVTGTNDEGGVAEALTRFILER; via the coding sequence TTGCCTGAGATTCGCCTAGTTGCCCTGGACCTTGACGGCACCCTCCTGGACAGCCGGTCTGACCTGGAACCCCGGGCGAAAGAAGCTGTTCGCCGGGTGCAGGAAAAAGGGGTGGGCGTTACCCTGGCCACCGGCCGCATGTTCCGTTCCGCCCTGCCCTTTGCTCAGGAGCTGGGCCTCTCCCTGCCCTTGATCGTATATAACGGCGCCCTCATAAAGGATCCCCTGTCGGGGAAAGTATTCTGGCAGAGGCTGCTGCCCCTCGAGGTAGCCAGAAGCCTGGTCCTGAAGGCCCGGGCTTATAATCTGGCCTTTAATATTTATATAGACGACGAGCTCCTGGTAGAGGATGTGCGGTCGGAAAACATCTTGTATTCCCAGCAGGCCCGGGTGCCCCTTAATAGAGTAGACGATATGTTGAAGGTTCTTAAGACGGAGCCCATTAAATTTGTCGCCGTGCACCACGGGCCCGAATTAGACCGGCTGGAGGAGGAGGTGAGGCGGGATCTGGGAGACAGGGTATATATAACGCGCTCTTTTCCCCACTACCTGGAGATCATCAACCCCGAGGCCAGCAAGGCCAAGGGGCTGGCCCTCCTGGCGGCGAGCCGGGGGATATCCCCCCGGGAAGTCATGGTAATCGGCGACAGCTTCAACGATGTGGATATGTTTCGCTTTGCCGGCCTGGCGGTGGCCATGGGCAACGCCCCGCCTGGCGTCCGGGCGCATGCCGACTACGTTACGGGCACCAACGACGAAGGCGGCGTGGCCGAAGCTCTCACTCGGTTTATACTGGAGAGATAA
- the uvrC gene encoding excinuclease ABC subunit UvrC, which yields MQLEEKLACLPDHPGVYLMRDASGKIIYVGKAASLKSRVRSYFHGQRPPRVEALVRQIADLEYILTDNEVEALILECNLIKEHRPRYNVNLKDDKTYPYLKITVQEEFPRLQVTRRVVRDGSRYFGPYTRVGALKETLKLLGHLFPVRTCRDTPLKSKGRPCLNAHIGRCLAPCTGRVSAEEYRQAVTNMVLFLEGKQEDVVRALRSEMEEAAARLEFERAARLRDRLKAVQEVLEQQKVVSHDFDDRDAIALAREQGEAVGMLFFIRQGKIIGREHFFLEGQEGLKTEEVMAALVKQYYSRGGEIPPEILLHDPVEDQETIEAWLSRQRGRKVRLKVPRRGEKAKLLAMVYENARTVLQEHLLARERREAGAAAALEELKGFLALPALPHRMEAYDISNLQGSEVVGSMVVFEKGQPQPAAYRRFRIKNVKGPNDFASLQEVLERRFRRLKEGDPKFSVRPDLVLIDGGRGQLNAAREVMRRLGVGDIPTFSLAKGEELLYREEEAPPLELPRDSAALRLLQRLRDEAHRFAITFHRQRRLKGATASALDDIPGVGPKRKRNLLRHFGSLENIRRASVEELARVEGMNRAVALKIKEALD from the coding sequence ATGCAGCTGGAGGAGAAGCTGGCCTGTCTGCCGGACCACCCGGGCGTCTACCTCATGAGGGATGCCAGCGGCAAAATCATCTATGTGGGCAAAGCGGCTTCCCTCAAGAGCCGGGTCCGTTCCTATTTTCACGGTCAGCGGCCGCCGCGGGTGGAGGCCCTGGTGCGCCAGATTGCCGACCTGGAGTACATCCTTACTGACAACGAAGTAGAGGCCCTTATTCTAGAATGCAACTTAATTAAAGAGCACCGGCCGCGCTATAACGTTAATCTCAAGGACGACAAGACCTATCCCTATCTTAAAATTACCGTGCAGGAAGAGTTCCCCCGCCTCCAGGTAACCAGACGGGTGGTGCGGGACGGTTCCCGCTACTTCGGCCCCTATACCCGGGTAGGGGCCTTGAAAGAGACCTTGAAGCTCCTGGGGCATCTCTTTCCCGTCCGGACCTGCCGCGATACCCCCTTGAAATCCAAGGGCCGTCCCTGCCTGAACGCCCACATCGGACGGTGCCTGGCCCCGTGTACCGGCCGGGTCAGTGCGGAAGAGTACCGACAGGCCGTCACCAACATGGTCCTGTTTCTAGAAGGAAAACAGGAAGACGTGGTCCGGGCCCTGCGTTCGGAAATGGAGGAGGCGGCCGCCAGGCTGGAATTCGAAAGGGCGGCCCGGCTGCGGGATAGGCTCAAGGCGGTGCAAGAGGTCCTAGAGCAGCAAAAGGTGGTAAGCCACGATTTCGACGACCGCGACGCCATCGCCCTGGCCCGGGAACAGGGGGAAGCCGTGGGGATGCTCTTCTTCATCCGGCAGGGAAAGATCATCGGACGGGAGCACTTTTTCCTGGAGGGCCAGGAAGGGCTGAAAACGGAAGAAGTCATGGCCGCCCTGGTAAAACAATACTACAGCCGGGGAGGAGAAATCCCGCCGGAGATTCTCCTGCACGATCCCGTGGAGGACCAGGAAACCATTGAAGCCTGGCTTTCCCGCCAGCGCGGCCGCAAGGTAAGGCTCAAGGTGCCTCGCCGCGGCGAGAAGGCTAAACTCCTGGCCATGGTCTATGAGAATGCCCGGACCGTCCTGCAGGAGCACCTCCTGGCCCGGGAAAGGAGGGAAGCCGGCGCCGCAGCAGCCCTGGAGGAGCTTAAAGGATTCCTGGCCCTGCCTGCGCTGCCCCACCGGATGGAGGCTTACGACATTTCTAATCTACAGGGCAGCGAAGTGGTGGGGTCCATGGTGGTCTTTGAAAAGGGACAGCCGCAGCCTGCTGCCTACCGCCGCTTCCGCATCAAAAACGTCAAGGGGCCCAACGATTTTGCCTCTCTCCAGGAGGTGCTGGAGCGGCGGTTCCGGCGGCTGAAGGAAGGAGATCCCAAATTTTCCGTACGGCCCGACCTCGTCCTCATCGACGGGGGCCGGGGTCAGCTCAACGCAGCCCGGGAGGTAATGCGGCGCCTGGGGGTAGGGGACATTCCCACCTTCAGCCTGGCCAAGGGTGAGGAGCTCCTCTACCGGGAGGAAGAAGCCCCCCCCCTGGAACTGCCGCGGGATAGCGCAGCCTTACGCCTCCTGCAGCGCCTCCGGGATGAAGCCCACCGCTTCGCCATTACCTTCCACCGCCAGCGGCGCTTAAAGGGGGCCACGGCCTCGGCCCTGGACGACATCCCGGGCGTGGGTCCCAAGCGCAAGCGGAACCTCTTGCGCCATTTCGGTTCCCTGGAGAACATCCGGCGGGCGAGTGTAGAGGAACTGGCGAGGGTAGAAGGGATGAACCGGGCGGTGGCGCTGAAAATCAAGGAAGCCCTGGATTGA
- a CDS encoding pyruvate kinase alpha/beta domain-containing protein gives MTTYWNSAGKAHTAATVKLAVERARELGIKHIVVASVTGYAAEMLLKYPDLERICVTHQAGFSRPGEMEMPAEVRRRLEEGGMKVLTTTHLMAGLDRALRLKFQGLYPSEIVANTLRLFGQGTKVAVEVAGMALDAGLIPYGVDVVSLGGSSEGLDTALVVRPAHSQHFWETKVKEIICKPREF, from the coding sequence ATGACAACGTACTGGAACAGCGCGGGTAAAGCTCATACCGCGGCCACGGTTAAACTGGCCGTAGAGAGGGCGCGGGAGCTGGGGATCAAACATATAGTGGTGGCCTCGGTTACGGGCTATGCCGCGGAGATGCTATTGAAGTATCCCGATCTGGAGAGGATATGCGTTACCCACCAGGCGGGCTTCAGCCGGCCCGGCGAGATGGAGATGCCCGCGGAGGTGCGGCGACGGCTGGAGGAGGGCGGTATGAAGGTCCTCACTACCACCCACCTCATGGCCGGTCTGGACCGGGCCTTGCGGCTGAAATTCCAGGGGTTGTACCCCTCAGAAATCGTGGCCAACACTCTGCGCCTTTTCGGACAGGGAACGAAGGTGGCAGTGGAGGTTGCCGGTATGGCCCTGGATGCCGGCCTTATACCCTACGGCGTGGATGTGGTCTCCCTCGGCGGGAGCAGCGAGGGCCTGGACACTGCCCTGGTGGTGCGTCCGGCCCATTCCCAGCATTTCTGGGAAACCAAGGTCAAGGAGATCATCTGCAAGCCACGGGAGTTCTAG